ATGCGCCCATCGGCCTCCTTCACGGCCACGTTGTAGTTGCGCACCCGCGGGCAGTCGTCGGCCAGCTGGTTGAGTTCGTGGTAGTGGGTGGCGAACAGGGTTTTGGCCCGCGCTTTGGGGTTGTTGTGCAGATGCTCCACAATGGCCCAGGCAATGCTGATACCGTCATAGGTACTGGTGCCGCGCCCGATTTCATCCATCAGCACCAGGCTTCTGTCGGAGAGGTTATTGAGGATGCTGGCGGTTTCCGTCATCTCCACCATGAAGGTGCTTTCGCCCTTACTCAGGTTATCGGAAGCGCCCACACGGGTGAAGATTTTGTCGATAACGCCGATGGTAGCGGCCTCGGCGGGCACGAAAGAGCCAATCTGGGCCAGCAGCACAATCAGGGCTGTCTGGCGCAGCAGGGCCGATTTACCGGCCATGTTGGGGCCGGTAATCACCACAATCTGCTGGTCTTCCTGATCCAGGCAGATGTCGTTGGGAATGTAAGCCTCGCCGGGGGGCAGCTGGCGTTCAATAACCGGGTGGCGCCCCTGGCGGATATCCAGCACGGTGGACTCATTCACTTCCGGTTTCACGTAGCGGTGCTGGCGGGCGGTGGTAGCAAAGGAAGCCAGGCAATCGAGCACGCCAATGGCGCGTGCGTTCTGCTGAATCTGAGGCACAAACTCTCCGGCCGTGAGTACCAGCTCATTGTAGAGCTGCTGCTCAATCACAAACAGGCGGTCCTCGGCGTGCAGGATTTTCTCCTCGTAGGTTTTGAGCTCTTCCGTGATGTAGCGCTCGGCGTTAACCAAGGTCTGCTTCCGAATCCAGGTGGTGGGCACCTTGTCCTTGTGGGCGTTGGTAACTTCCAGATAGTAGCCGAACACCTTGTTATAGGCCACTTTCAGGGAGCTGATGCCGGTGTTGCGCTGCTCGCGCTGCTGCAATTGCAGCAGGTAGTCCTTGCCCGAAAACGCAATGCTGCGCAGTTCGTCCAGCTCCTGGTGCACGCCATCCAGAATCACGTTGCCCTGGTTGGTCAGTACCGCGGCATCGGGGCGGATTTTGGTGTTGATTTCCTCCCGCAACGAGGCGCAGGGGTTCAGCTGATCAGCCAGCTTTTGCAGGGCTTTCAGGCCGGAACCAGCCAGCAGGGCCCGGATGGGCTCCATGGCTTCCAGGGCGCGGGCGAGCTGCAGCAGCTCGCGCGGGTTGATGCGGCGCACAGCTACCTTGGAAATCAGGCGCTCCAGGTCGTTTATCTGGCGCAGCTGCTGATTCAGCTCGCCCAGCAGCTCACTGTTCTGCAGCAGACCATCCACGGTATCGAGGCGGCGCTGAATCTGCACGGGCTCTTTCAGGGGCAGCACCACCCACTTGCGCAGCAGGCGCGCGCCCATGGGCGTCACGGTCTGATCCAGAATATCAATGAGGGGCACGCCGCCGGGGTGCTGGGGGTAGACCAGCTCCAGGTTGCGGACGGTGAAGCGGTCCAGCCACACGTACTTATCCTCTTCCAGCCGCCCAATGCTGCTGATGTGCGCCACATCGTCGTGCTTGGTTTCGGCGAGGTAGTGCAGGATGCAGCCGGCGGCCGTGATGCCCTCGCGCAGGCCATCAATACCAAAGCCTTTGAGGGACGTGGTGTTGAAGTGGCGGGTGAGAATATCGTGGGTGTAATCGAAGCCAAACACCCACTCATCCAGCGCATAGTGGCAGAAATCGGGGCCGTAGTGGTGCTCGAAATCGTGGCGGCTTTTCTTGCAGAAGAGCACCTCGGCGGGGCTGAAATTCTGCAGCAGCTTGCCGATGTAGTTATGGTCGCCCTGGGCTACCAGAAACTCGCCGGTGCTGATATCCAGAAAGCTGATGCCGCACTCCTGCTTGCCAAAATGCACGGCGCAGAGGTAGTTGTTGCTCTTGCGCTCCAGCACGTTGTCGTTGAACGAGACGCCCGGCGTGACGAGCTCCGTAATACCGCGCTTCACCAGGCCTTTGGCCTGCTTGGGGTCTTCCAGCTGGTCGCAAATGGCTACGCGCTGCCCGGCGCGCACCAGGCGGGGCAGGTAGTTATCGAGGGAGTGATGGGGGAAACCCGCCAGCGGGGTTTCGGAGGAGGTGCCCGCGCCGCGCTTAGTGAGGGTGATTTCCAGAATGCGCGCCGCCGTTACGGCATCTTCCCCGAAGGTCTCATAGAAGTCGCCGACGCGGAACAGCAGCAGCGCGCCGGGGTGCTGCTGCTTCAGCTGATAGTACTGCTTCATCAGCGGCGTATCAATCACGGGCGCGGGGCCCAGCGTGCCGTGGGTGCGGATGGGCTTTTTATCGGAAGCAGCTACTTTGGATTTCACGGAAGCGGAACTACAGAGGAAGAGGTAAAAATGCCAGTCATCAGGCCGTCATGTCGAGCGTAGTTGAGACATCTAGCTCGCGCCGTTTGGTTACCATTGCAACCTCAGCACGCGAGATGTCTCGGCTGCGCTCGACATGACGGTCAGTTAGTTGTCAAAGGCTGACAAACAGCGAACAGCCGGCCGGGCCTTCCTACCTTTGCGCTATGCGCAAACTTTCCATGGAAGAGCTGAACCGGCTGACGGTGGCAGACTTCAAAAATACGCAAAAATTCCCCCTCACTTTAGTCCTTGATAACGTGCGCAGCCTGCATAACGTGGGCGCCGCCTTCCGCACGGCCGATGCGTTTGCCATTGAGAAAATGTGGCTCTGCGGCATTACGGG
The Hymenobacter sp. DG25B genome window above contains:
- the mutS gene encoding DNA mismatch repair protein MutS, encoding MKQYYQLKQQHPGALLLFRVGDFYETFGEDAVTAARILEITLTKRGAGTSSETPLAGFPHHSLDNYLPRLVRAGQRVAICDQLEDPKQAKGLVKRGITELVTPGVSFNDNVLERKSNNYLCAVHFGKQECGISFLDISTGEFLVAQGDHNYIGKLLQNFSPAEVLFCKKSRHDFEHHYGPDFCHYALDEWVFGFDYTHDILTRHFNTTSLKGFGIDGLREGITAAGCILHYLAETKHDDVAHISSIGRLEEDKYVWLDRFTVRNLELVYPQHPGGVPLIDILDQTVTPMGARLLRKWVVLPLKEPVQIQRRLDTVDGLLQNSELLGELNQQLRQINDLERLISKVAVRRINPRELLQLARALEAMEPIRALLAGSGLKALQKLADQLNPCASLREEINTKIRPDAAVLTNQGNVILDGVHQELDELRSIAFSGKDYLLQLQQREQRNTGISSLKVAYNKVFGYYLEVTNAHKDKVPTTWIRKQTLVNAERYITEELKTYEEKILHAEDRLFVIEQQLYNELVLTAGEFVPQIQQNARAIGVLDCLASFATTARQHRYVKPEVNESTVLDIRQGRHPVIERQLPPGEAYIPNDICLDQEDQQIVVITGPNMAGKSALLRQTALIVLLAQIGSFVPAEAATIGVIDKIFTRVGASDNLSKGESTFMVEMTETASILNNLSDRSLVLMDEIGRGTSTYDGISIAWAIVEHLHNNPKARAKTLFATHYHELNQLADDCPRVRNYNVAVKEADGRILFLRKLQEGGSEHSFGIHVARMAGMPTAVVLRANEIMHHLEQERTSAGLEEGPTEFDDVLAGLDDRPASNGKAKAKAARGPVAQPAAAVATAPRPSLQLSMFEPADPALERVRELLQHLDVNTLTPIEALLKINELKLVLGGK